One window of the Rhodococcus sovatensis genome contains the following:
- a CDS encoding RtcB family protein: MPPKKAGSKLLNWASHIEDNTLAQARETASMPFVHPHVALMPDAHSGMGSAVGTVIPTLGAVIPAAVGVDIGCGMIGVRTGFTKSDVQGGDLAVLRHAIEASIPLSPGNYNIGVDEWDFTAPKLAELEGLAASNAVNLDHSPKWREQLGSLGGGNHFVELCLDETDQVWLFLHSGSRGVGNKIAQKHIKVAQRLCSQWWIDLPNKDLAYLPEGVPEFGRYITDLKWAQRFAFLNRAEMMDRFGAVFAKWMGTEDHRELERINCHHNYTVKEKHGKKDVWLTRKGAVDAHEGVKAIIPGSMGTRSYVVVGKGSAAGLCSAPHGAGRRFSRTEARKRYTLDDLRTRMVGIEFRDGEEFVDEIPDAYKDIDVVMADAVDLVSIEHELRQILNVKGT; this comes from the coding sequence ATGCCCCCGAAGAAGGCGGGCTCGAAGCTGCTCAATTGGGCTTCCCACATCGAAGACAACACATTGGCTCAGGCACGGGAGACGGCGTCGATGCCGTTCGTGCATCCGCACGTCGCCCTGATGCCCGACGCACACAGCGGAATGGGCAGCGCTGTCGGCACCGTCATCCCGACGCTCGGTGCAGTGATCCCGGCTGCCGTTGGGGTCGACATCGGGTGCGGAATGATCGGTGTACGAACCGGTTTCACCAAGTCAGACGTCCAGGGTGGGGACCTGGCAGTTCTGCGACACGCCATCGAAGCGAGTATCCCACTGTCGCCGGGCAACTACAACATCGGCGTCGACGAGTGGGACTTCACTGCGCCCAAACTGGCCGAACTGGAGGGTCTCGCCGCGTCGAATGCAGTGAACCTCGACCACTCACCGAAGTGGCGGGAGCAGCTGGGTTCACTAGGTGGCGGCAATCACTTCGTCGAACTGTGCCTGGACGAGACCGATCAGGTGTGGCTGTTCCTGCACAGTGGATCGCGTGGTGTCGGAAACAAGATCGCGCAGAAGCACATCAAGGTCGCGCAGCGGCTGTGCTCGCAGTGGTGGATCGATCTGCCGAACAAAGATCTCGCCTACCTGCCGGAAGGCGTGCCCGAATTCGGCCGGTACATCACGGATCTGAAGTGGGCGCAGCGGTTCGCGTTTCTCAATCGGGCCGAAATGATGGACCGGTTCGGAGCGGTGTTCGCCAAGTGGATGGGCACCGAGGACCACCGAGAGCTCGAGAGGATCAATTGCCATCACAACTACACGGTGAAGGAGAAGCACGGAAAGAAGGATGTCTGGTTGACGCGTAAGGGTGCCGTCGATGCGCACGAGGGCGTCAAGGCGATCATTCCCGGCTCGATGGGAACCAGGTCGTACGTCGTTGTCGGTAAGGGGAGCGCCGCCGGTCTGTGCTCGGCTCCGCACGGGGCTGGGCGGAGGTTCTCGCGGACCGAGGCCAGGAAGAGGTACACGCTCGATGATCTGCGGACACGCATGGTGGGAATCGAGTTCCGGGACGGAGAGGAGTTCGTCGACGAGATTCCTGATGCGTACAAGGACATCGACGTCGTGATGGCCGATGCCGTCGATCTCGTGTCGATCGAGCACGAGTTGCGGCAAATTCTCAACGTCAAGGGGACGTAG
- a CDS encoding VOC family protein: MDQRAHFLTLATTDLDASRTFYIDGLGWSPLLDVPGEIVFFQIAHGLVLGLFDAQKFTEDLGQDGGPASVGGLTLSHNVDSPEAVDAVVSAAAKAGATVIKQPRRAAFGGYHGHFTDPSGVIWEVCHNPGFSIDADGTVRLAEL; the protein is encoded by the coding sequence GTGGATCAACGCGCGCACTTCCTTACACTCGCAACTACCGACCTCGACGCCTCGCGGACGTTCTACATCGACGGACTGGGGTGGAGTCCGCTGCTCGATGTACCCGGTGAGATTGTGTTCTTCCAGATCGCGCATGGCTTGGTCCTCGGGCTGTTCGATGCACAGAAGTTCACCGAGGACCTCGGGCAGGACGGCGGGCCTGCATCCGTGGGCGGGTTGACGCTCTCGCACAATGTCGACTCCCCCGAGGCGGTCGATGCTGTCGTGTCGGCCGCGGCGAAAGCGGGAGCCACCGTGATCAAGCAGCCCAGGCGGGCAGCGTTCGGTGGGTACCACGGTCACTTCACGGACCCGAGTGGCGTCATCTGGGAGGTCTGCCACAATCCTGGCTTCAGTATCGACGCCGACGGGACGGTCCGGTTGGCGGAGCTGTAG
- a CDS encoding VIT1/CCC1 family protein, giving the protein MTEPSAKDVKRWRRYLADERAEAAVYRDLAGRRTGEEREILLALAEAEGRHEAHWRRLLGDRVGMPLKGSLRTRGLGVMARRFGSVFVLALAQRAETRSPYTPESGATDAMIADEQIHAEVVRGLATRGRNRLSGNFRAAVFGANDGLVSNLALVLGISGSGVSNNIVLVTGLAGLLAGALSMGAGEYVSVRSQRELLEASAPDGSAREAVHHLDVDSNELALVYRARGMSPDDAETKASRVLENLSSEDAMAAESGVHESVGTGIGAAMASFCFFASGAVIPVLPYLVGLEGVVALVVAAVLVGIALLGTGTVVGLLSGGPPVKRALRQLAIGYGAAGVTYLLGVLVGGGV; this is encoded by the coding sequence ATGACAGAGCCCTCGGCCAAGGACGTCAAGCGTTGGCGACGCTATCTCGCCGACGAACGGGCCGAGGCTGCGGTCTACCGCGACCTCGCCGGGCGTCGTACCGGCGAGGAGCGCGAGATCCTCCTCGCGCTCGCCGAGGCAGAGGGCCGTCATGAGGCGCATTGGCGACGCCTGCTCGGTGATCGAGTGGGCATGCCGCTGAAGGGAAGCCTCCGCACCCGCGGCCTCGGAGTCATGGCCCGACGGTTCGGGTCGGTGTTCGTGCTCGCACTCGCGCAGCGCGCCGAGACCAGGTCTCCCTATACGCCGGAGTCCGGTGCCACCGACGCGATGATCGCCGACGAACAGATCCACGCCGAGGTGGTTCGCGGGCTTGCGACGCGCGGACGAAACCGTCTGTCCGGCAACTTCAGAGCCGCAGTGTTCGGGGCCAACGACGGACTCGTCAGCAATCTCGCGCTCGTCCTCGGCATCAGTGGCAGTGGCGTGTCCAACAACATCGTTCTGGTCACCGGACTCGCCGGGCTACTTGCCGGTGCCCTGTCGATGGGCGCGGGGGAGTACGTGTCGGTTCGCTCGCAGCGGGAGTTGCTCGAGGCGTCGGCACCCGACGGTTCCGCCCGCGAGGCCGTCCACCATCTCGACGTCGACTCCAACGAACTGGCGTTGGTCTACCGTGCGCGTGGCATGTCGCCCGATGATGCCGAGACCAAGGCATCCCGTGTGCTCGAGAATCTGTCTTCGGAGGATGCGATGGCCGCTGAGTCCGGTGTTCACGAATCGGTTGGAACCGGAATCGGTGCCGCCATGGCCAGCTTCTGTTTCTTCGCCTCCGGTGCGGTCATCCCGGTGCTGCCGTATCTCGTAGGACTGGAAGGTGTTGTAGCGCTGGTGGTTGCCGCAGTGCTGGTGGGCATCGCTCTGCTCGGGACAGGAACGGTGGTCGGACTGCTCAGCGGAGGCCCGCCGGTCAAGCGCGCTCTGCGACAGTTGGCAATCGGGTACGGGGCGGCGGGAGTGACCTATCTGTTGGGAGTGCTGGTCGGTGGAGGCGTCTGA
- a CDS encoding response regulator transcription factor, producing the protein MTMRILVVDDDRAVRDSLRRSLTFNGYTVELAVDGLDALEKVASARPDALVLDVMMPRLDGLEVCRRLRSTGDDLPILVLTARDSVSERVAGLDAGADDYLPKPFALEELLARLRALLRRTAMDAEGESEAMTFADLSLDPVTREVTRAERSISLTRTEFSLMEMLMMNPRRVLTRSRILEEVWGYDFPTSGNALEVYVGYLRRKTEAEGESRLIHTVRGVGYVLRETPP; encoded by the coding sequence GTGACAATGCGCATTTTGGTTGTCGACGACGATCGAGCGGTCCGTGACTCGCTCCGGAGGTCACTCACCTTCAACGGTTATACGGTCGAACTGGCCGTCGACGGTCTCGACGCATTGGAGAAGGTCGCCTCGGCGAGGCCGGATGCCTTGGTGCTCGACGTGATGATGCCGCGGCTCGATGGTCTGGAAGTGTGTCGTCGACTGCGCAGCACCGGGGACGATCTGCCGATCCTGGTCTTGACCGCCCGCGATTCGGTCTCCGAGCGCGTCGCAGGTCTCGATGCGGGTGCCGACGACTACCTACCGAAACCCTTCGCGCTCGAGGAGTTGCTTGCACGTCTGCGGGCTTTGTTACGCCGCACTGCGATGGATGCCGAAGGTGAGTCGGAGGCGATGACTTTCGCCGACCTCTCCCTCGACCCGGTCACGCGTGAGGTGACTCGCGCAGAGCGGTCGATCAGCCTGACGCGGACCGAGTTCTCGCTCATGGAAATGCTGATGATGAATCCGCGGCGGGTACTGACTCGCAGCCGGATCCTCGAGGAAGTGTGGGGATACGACTTTCCCACGTCGGGAAATGCGCTCGAGGTGTATGTCGGGTATCTGCGCCGCAAGACCGAAGCTGAAGGCGAGTCGCGTTTGATTCATACCGTTCGCGGAGTGGGCTACGTACTCCGCGAGACGCCCCCGTGA
- a CDS encoding S1C family serine protease produces MTDDRRNSEQNDSVPTQENSAQHNPTQQFPTQQVPGQEYRQPGQYGPAGYGQNPYAQGYGQHQPHAAPTHHEAVQHAPEALRRRPGRATLAAGAIALVLVGGGIGGAVGVLAAGGTNGTGTATNSLQSTVTAAQPAANMPDGSIQAVADKVLPSVVQIQVKGSQAEGEGSGVILSSDGLILTNNHVATGAGANGKLSVAFSDGSIADATLVGADAVSDMAVIKVEGKTGLTPIELGTSSNLQVGQQVVAIGSPLGLAGTVTTGIVSSLNRPVSTSGESGNQNSVIDAIQTDAAINPGNSGGALVNTDGQLIGINTAIASLGGGQASGSQSGSIGLGFAIPVDQAKRIADELATTGKATQAMIGVQVPSQDGANGATVVEVTDGGPAASAGIPKGAVITKVDDRVVSTGDALIAAVRSHAPGDTVKITYTDGGSDKTVDVELGTAEPQTAAVQAPSRSQSEPQSPLQIPGFPGGR; encoded by the coding sequence ATGACCGACGACCGTAGAAACTCCGAGCAGAATGATTCTGTCCCGACGCAGGAGAACTCGGCCCAGCACAACCCGACTCAGCAGTTCCCCACCCAGCAGGTACCCGGCCAGGAGTACAGGCAGCCGGGTCAGTACGGACCTGCCGGCTACGGGCAGAACCCGTACGCGCAGGGATACGGCCAGCATCAGCCGCATGCAGCTCCCACCCACCATGAGGCGGTGCAGCATGCGCCCGAGGCACTCCGGAGGCGTCCAGGCAGAGCAACGCTCGCCGCGGGAGCGATCGCACTGGTCCTGGTCGGCGGCGGAATCGGCGGCGCTGTAGGTGTTCTCGCGGCCGGTGGTACCAACGGCACAGGCACTGCAACGAATTCGCTCCAGTCGACAGTGACGGCAGCTCAGCCCGCAGCGAACATGCCCGACGGTTCCATCCAGGCGGTCGCCGACAAGGTTCTGCCGAGCGTCGTGCAGATCCAGGTCAAAGGCAGCCAGGCCGAGGGCGAGGGCTCGGGAGTGATCCTGTCCTCGGATGGCCTGATTCTCACGAACAACCACGTTGCCACCGGTGCCGGTGCCAACGGCAAGCTGTCGGTCGCCTTCTCGGACGGATCGATCGCGGATGCGACGCTCGTCGGTGCCGACGCCGTCTCGGACATGGCAGTCATCAAAGTAGAGGGCAAGACGGGTCTGACACCGATCGAGCTGGGAACCTCGTCGAATCTCCAGGTCGGCCAGCAGGTCGTAGCGATCGGATCACCCCTCGGTCTGGCGGGAACGGTGACGACGGGCATCGTTTCTTCACTGAACCGCCCGGTGTCGACGAGCGGTGAGTCGGGCAACCAGAACTCCGTCATCGACGCCATCCAGACCGACGCCGCGATCAATCCGGGCAACTCGGGAGGCGCGTTGGTCAACACCGACGGCCAGTTGATCGGCATCAACACCGCCATCGCATCACTCGGTGGCGGCCAGGCGTCAGGGTCCCAGAGCGGATCGATCGGTCTCGGATTCGCCATCCCCGTCGATCAGGCGAAGCGCATCGCCGACGAATTGGCCACTACGGGCAAGGCGACGCAAGCCATGATCGGCGTCCAAGTGCCGTCCCAGGACGGCGCGAACGGAGCAACAGTCGTAGAGGTGACGGACGGGGGCCCTGCGGCATCGGCCGGCATTCCCAAGGGCGCCGTGATCACCAAGGTCGACGATCGCGTTGTCTCCACCGGTGACGCTCTCATTGCTGCGGTGCGTTCACATGCTCCCGGTGACACGGTCAAGATCACCTACACCGACGGCGGCAGCGACAAGACCGTGGACGTCGAGCTCGGCACTGCCGAGCCGCAGACGGCCGCGGTACAGGCCCCGTCACGGTCGCAGTCGGAGCCCCAGTCGCCGCTGCAGATCCCCGGCTTCCCCGGTGGCCGATGA
- a CDS encoding MogA/MoaB family molybdenum cofactor biosynthesis protein, with product MELEAPLAGRALVVIVDDRTAHSNEKDSTGPLVTELLTEAGFLVDGVVAVTSDEVDVRNALNTAVIGGVDLVVSIGGTGVSPRDVTPDVTAEVLDREIPGISEALRSSGLAAGSLDAGLSRGLVGVSGSTLVVNLASSRAAIRDGMATLTPLASQVISELSGLDA from the coding sequence ATGGAACTCGAGGCACCTCTGGCTGGGCGAGCGTTGGTAGTGATCGTCGACGATCGGACCGCGCACAGTAACGAAAAAGATTCGACCGGCCCTCTGGTGACGGAACTGCTGACCGAAGCAGGGTTCCTTGTCGACGGTGTGGTCGCGGTCACTTCGGACGAGGTCGACGTGCGCAACGCGCTCAACACCGCTGTCATCGGGGGAGTAGACCTGGTCGTCTCCATCGGTGGCACCGGCGTCTCCCCGCGTGACGTGACTCCGGACGTGACCGCCGAGGTGCTCGATCGAGAGATCCCAGGTATCAGTGAGGCGCTGCGTTCGTCCGGGCTCGCTGCGGGATCACTGGACGCCGGACTCTCTCGCGGGCTGGTAGGTGTCTCGGGTAGCACCCTGGTGGTCAATCTGGCCTCCTCACGCGCCGCGATTCGCGACGGGATGGCCACGCTGACGCCGCTGGCGAGTCAGGTCATCTCCGAGTTGTCCGGTTTGGACGCCTAG
- a CDS encoding lipase family protein: MPTHFRSLIAAVGAASLVLGASVLSVSVAAADEVDTTPGTVVKVEELAADLWLPGTAEAKRITYWTVGSDGNPALSTGAFFVPEGQAPEGGWPVVGWAHGTSGLDDDCAPSLVGPADAERDRQYLGTWLGQGYAIAATDYVGLGTPGLMPYLDGKVSAHNVVDSVKAAGAVEESLSNKWVVIGQSQGGGAAITTARYATEYGGPELDYRGAVGTGVPANIELALLPLGPGVLPVAMGKGLTTYLLYILAGLRYAHPEIELNSYLTEQGRQLVDRAEEVCVLDAEDEFEGTVSGDLFSRPLNQIPNFYGLVNDYMGVPTSGYDRPVFIGQGLTDVDVPAPAALSLVAQMKANGQDVTLHTYPTDHSGALLQSQADSIPFVKQLFH; the protein is encoded by the coding sequence ATGCCGACTCACTTCCGTTCGCTGATCGCTGCCGTCGGGGCGGCGTCCCTGGTGCTGGGCGCATCTGTTCTGAGTGTCTCGGTCGCAGCAGCGGACGAGGTCGACACGACGCCGGGGACCGTCGTGAAGGTCGAGGAGTTGGCCGCCGACCTGTGGCTTCCCGGAACGGCCGAAGCCAAGCGGATCACGTACTGGACTGTCGGATCCGACGGCAACCCCGCGTTGAGTACCGGTGCATTCTTTGTCCCCGAAGGCCAAGCGCCCGAGGGCGGCTGGCCCGTGGTGGGCTGGGCGCACGGCACCTCGGGCTTGGACGACGACTGTGCCCCGTCGCTGGTCGGCCCTGCCGACGCCGAGCGAGACCGTCAGTACCTCGGGACGTGGCTAGGTCAGGGCTACGCTATTGCCGCCACCGACTACGTGGGTCTCGGTACACCCGGCTTGATGCCGTATCTCGACGGCAAGGTCTCTGCCCACAATGTCGTCGACTCGGTCAAGGCCGCGGGCGCGGTCGAGGAGTCGTTGTCCAACAAATGGGTGGTCATCGGCCAATCCCAGGGCGGCGGCGCGGCAATCACCACCGCCCGCTACGCGACGGAATACGGTGGGCCCGAACTGGACTACCGAGGAGCCGTCGGAACCGGTGTTCCCGCGAACATCGAACTTGCTCTGTTGCCGTTGGGTCCGGGTGTTCTGCCAGTCGCGATGGGCAAAGGGCTCACGACGTACCTGCTGTACATCCTGGCGGGTCTGCGATACGCGCATCCGGAGATCGAGCTGAACTCGTACCTCACCGAGCAGGGAAGACAACTCGTCGACCGCGCGGAAGAGGTCTGTGTGCTCGACGCCGAGGACGAGTTCGAGGGAACTGTTTCCGGTGATCTGTTCAGCAGACCACTGAATCAGATCCCGAATTTCTACGGTCTTGTCAACGACTACATGGGCGTGCCCACCTCGGGCTACGACCGACCGGTGTTCATCGGCCAGGGTCTGACCGACGTGGATGTGCCTGCGCCCGCTGCGCTTTCGCTGGTTGCCCAGATGAAAGCGAACGGCCAAGACGTCACGTTGCACACCTATCCGACCGATCACAGCGGTGCACTACTTCAATCGCAGGCGGATTCCATTCCGTTCGTGAAACAACTCTTCCACTAG
- a CDS encoding magnesium and cobalt transport protein CorA gives MPIVDNAVYVDGKRTLTPDSLDSTCEAMREHHGMAWIGLYRPGIEEINSVAAEFGLHRLVVEDAIDAHQRPKLERYGDQLFVVLRPARYNDETEKVEFGELHVFLGPDFVITIRHAESPELAIVRTRLENSPDLLKLGTDAVLYALLDQVVDEYEPVVEGLQNDIDEIEDQLFSRDPEVSRRIYTLSREVTEFQRATGPLVSMIESLKLGEDKYDVDIELQRDLHDVLDHCVHIAEQVEAFRVNLQNALSVNATLIAQQQNDEMRAMTQVSLDQNEQVKKISSWGAILFAPSLVAAIYGMNFEDMPELKWHLGYPAAIVAMAICSSILYIVFKRQKWL, from the coding sequence TTGCCGATCGTCGACAACGCCGTCTACGTCGACGGCAAACGAACACTCACACCGGACAGCCTCGACAGCACCTGCGAGGCCATGCGCGAGCATCACGGGATGGCGTGGATAGGGCTGTACCGTCCCGGGATCGAAGAAATCAATTCGGTCGCAGCCGAATTCGGACTCCATCGATTGGTCGTCGAAGATGCCATCGACGCACATCAGCGCCCCAAGCTCGAACGGTACGGTGACCAACTGTTCGTGGTTCTACGACCCGCGCGCTACAACGACGAAACCGAGAAGGTCGAGTTCGGCGAGCTGCACGTATTCCTCGGACCTGACTTCGTCATCACGATCCGCCATGCCGAATCTCCCGAACTGGCAATCGTCCGTACCCGGCTCGAGAACTCTCCCGATCTGCTCAAGCTCGGGACGGACGCGGTTCTGTACGCGCTGCTCGACCAGGTCGTCGACGAGTACGAACCCGTGGTCGAAGGACTGCAGAACGACATAGACGAGATCGAGGACCAACTCTTCTCACGCGACCCCGAAGTGTCTCGTCGCATCTACACGCTCTCCCGCGAGGTCACCGAGTTCCAACGCGCGACGGGCCCCCTGGTGTCGATGATCGAGTCGCTCAAACTTGGTGAGGACAAGTACGACGTCGACATCGAATTGCAGCGCGACCTGCACGACGTCCTCGACCACTGCGTCCACATCGCCGAGCAGGTCGAAGCCTTTCGCGTCAACCTCCAGAACGCGCTGTCGGTCAACGCAACGCTCATCGCACAACAACAGAACGACGAGATGCGGGCGATGACCCAGGTGAGCCTCGACCAGAACGAGCAGGTCAAGAAGATATCGTCCTGGGGTGCAATACTTTTCGCCCCGTCACTGGTCGCAGCGATCTACGGAATGAACTTCGAGGACATGCCGGAGCTGAAGTGGCACCTCGGCTATCCGGCGGCAATAGTGGCGATGGCAATCTGCTCGAGCATTCTCTATATCGTCTTCAAGCGTCAGAAATGGCTGTGA
- a CDS encoding type B 50S ribosomal protein L31 has product MKSGIHPDYHPVVFQDAGTGTKFLTRSTITSSREIEWEDGATYPLVVVDVTNESHPFWTGASRIMDTQGRVEKFEKRYGRRTRKDV; this is encoded by the coding sequence ATGAAATCAGGAATTCACCCCGACTACCACCCGGTGGTCTTCCAGGACGCGGGCACGGGGACGAAATTTCTCACCCGCTCCACCATCACCTCATCTCGTGAGATCGAATGGGAGGACGGGGCCACTTACCCGCTCGTCGTCGTCGACGTCACCAACGAATCGCACCCGTTCTGGACCGGCGCGAGCCGCATCATGGACACCCAAGGCCGCGTCGAGAAGTTCGAGAAGCGTTACGGCCGCCGCACGCGGAAGGACGTCTGA
- the rpmF gene encoding 50S ribosomal protein L32, with the protein MAVPKRKMSRSNTRSRRAQWKATAPDLVTVRVAGVEYRVPRRLVKAVQTGVYDPS; encoded by the coding sequence ATGGCTGTACCGAAGCGGAAGATGTCGCGATCCAACACCCGCAGTCGTCGGGCGCAGTGGAAGGCGACAGCGCCGGATCTGGTGACCGTCCGCGTCGCGGGGGTGGAGTATCGAGTCCCTCGCCGGCTCGTCAAGGCCGTGCAGACGGGGGTGTACGACCCCAGCTAG
- a CDS encoding trimeric intracellular cation channel family protein, with translation MLVDVLGFVGIVAFAASGALIGVRKRLDLFGVCVVGITTGIGGGIIRDVLLGIHPPTSLDQWPNLTVALVTSLIVFLAHPVMNRIWRGVLLLDAFGMGLFASTGATIALASGGSSLSACLIGATTAVAGGVIRDMLVNEVPLLLRRDLYAVPALLGSTVVAVVEGSGLPGDIGLVVGTVAATGLRVLALWRRWNLPIARRLPAADEL, from the coding sequence GTGCTGGTGGATGTGTTGGGTTTTGTCGGGATCGTCGCGTTCGCGGCATCCGGCGCGTTGATCGGCGTGCGGAAGCGCCTCGATCTGTTCGGAGTCTGCGTCGTCGGGATCACTACGGGAATTGGCGGCGGCATCATCCGCGACGTCCTGCTCGGGATTCATCCCCCGACGTCGCTCGACCAGTGGCCCAACCTCACAGTCGCGTTGGTGACGTCCTTGATCGTGTTCCTCGCACATCCGGTGATGAACCGAATCTGGCGTGGAGTATTGCTGCTCGACGCCTTCGGAATGGGCTTGTTTGCGTCGACGGGTGCAACGATCGCGCTGGCCAGCGGGGGAAGCTCGCTGTCGGCATGCCTGATCGGAGCGACGACTGCCGTTGCCGGTGGTGTGATTCGCGACATGCTCGTCAACGAGGTGCCGTTACTGCTTCGCCGTGATCTGTACGCGGTCCCTGCGCTGTTGGGTTCCACCGTCGTCGCGGTCGTCGAAGGTTCGGGGTTGCCGGGCGACATCGGCCTGGTCGTCGGCACGGTCGCGGCAACAGGACTGCGGGTGCTCGCGCTGTGGCGGCGCTGGAATCTGCCGATTGCCAGGCGGTTGCCCGCTGCGGATGAACTCTGA
- a CDS encoding HAMP domain-containing sensor histidine kinase has product MVAPLGRRSAGSDSSVMRPPMPLTRTVSLRWRVTLLAASVVAIAVAVMAIAAYAVVSRALYGDVDTQLRSRADALVNSNLVSFDPRYVAGATLYSTDVSVALIYPDLTKYVPPGSKVPIGDQEIAVAEGLSDVSLRTVDDQRVLSQRAQDGSAIVISQRLSPTGAVLDRLAWVLLIVGACGVVLAAGAGMAVGRTGLRPIARLTAAAERVARTDDLTPIPVTGDDELARLTESFNTMLRALAESRGRQSRLVADAGHELRTPLTSLRTNMELLIASGRPGAPSIPEEDMAELRTDVVAQIQELSTLVGDLVDLAREDAPETVFERVDLADAVERSLERARRRRNEIDFDASLEPWFVYGDQAGLSRAVLNVLDNAAKWSPTGAEVRVVMHKIGDGLIELTVDDAGPGIPEEDRELVFERFYRSTASRSMPGSGLGLAIVRQVVVKHGGTIGVEVSERGGTLIRIVLPGEPAVAPAE; this is encoded by the coding sequence ATGGTTGCGCCCCTCGGGCGTCGGTCGGCGGGTAGTGATTCGTCGGTGATGCGCCCACCCATGCCGCTGACTCGCACCGTGTCATTGCGGTGGCGGGTGACCTTGTTGGCAGCGTCGGTGGTGGCGATTGCGGTGGCAGTCATGGCCATCGCCGCCTACGCGGTCGTTTCGCGCGCGCTCTACGGTGACGTGGACACCCAGTTGCGGTCACGTGCCGACGCCCTCGTCAACAGCAATCTGGTTAGTTTCGATCCGCGATATGTAGCCGGTGCGACGCTGTACAGCACCGATGTGTCGGTGGCGTTGATCTACCCGGATCTGACGAAATACGTTCCGCCAGGGTCCAAGGTGCCGATAGGTGACCAGGAGATCGCGGTGGCCGAGGGTCTGAGCGACGTCTCGCTCCGCACCGTCGACGACCAGCGGGTGCTCAGTCAGCGAGCCCAAGACGGCAGTGCAATCGTTATCTCGCAACGACTTTCACCCACCGGTGCTGTGTTGGACAGACTGGCCTGGGTGCTTCTGATCGTCGGGGCATGCGGCGTGGTGCTGGCGGCTGGAGCGGGTATGGCGGTGGGGCGAACCGGACTCAGGCCGATTGCCCGATTGACCGCTGCCGCAGAACGAGTGGCACGCACCGATGACCTGACGCCTATTCCCGTCACCGGCGACGATGAATTGGCCCGTCTGACCGAGAGTTTCAACACGATGCTGCGTGCGTTGGCGGAATCGCGAGGGCGTCAGAGTCGACTCGTGGCCGACGCAGGGCATGAACTCCGAACCCCGTTGACGTCGTTGCGCACCAACATGGAATTGCTGATCGCATCGGGTCGTCCAGGGGCGCCGTCCATTCCGGAGGAGGACATGGCGGAACTGCGCACCGACGTAGTCGCGCAGATTCAGGAGCTCTCCACTCTGGTGGGCGATCTCGTGGACCTGGCGCGTGAGGACGCGCCGGAGACGGTGTTCGAGCGAGTCGATCTGGCCGACGCCGTCGAGCGGAGTCTCGAGCGTGCTCGTCGTCGTCGTAACGAGATCGACTTCGATGCGTCGCTGGAGCCGTGGTTTGTCTACGGGGACCAGGCAGGGCTATCGCGTGCGGTGCTGAACGTGCTGGACAACGCCGCCAAGTGGAGTCCGACGGGCGCCGAGGTGCGGGTCGTCATGCACAAGATCGGCGACGGGCTCATCGAACTGACCGTCGACGATGCCGGCCCCGGAATTCCCGAGGAGGACCGCGAATTGGTGTTCGAGCGGTTCTATCGGTCGACGGCGTCGCGCTCGATGCCGGGATCCGGGCTCGGTCTCGCGATCGTTCGGCAAGTCGTCGTCAAGCACGGCGGCACGATCGGTGTCGAGGTATCCGAACGGGGCGGTACCTTGATTCGCATCGTTCTGCCAGGAGAACCCGCTGTAGCACCGGCGGAGTGA